GAGGTCCTTCTCACGTTCCCAAGCAGTCATTGTGGTTGTGAGATCACCAAAGTATCTAAACAATCTGTTCTACACAAAATCATCTCTTTGGGATCAAGAAGGAATATTTGTCATAGCCATTCTCAAATGTTCTGCAGAGATTAAAGTTGAAATGGCAACTCTATGGcatttttacagaattttcaaGTATGTTCTGATTTGTGGAGAAACTGACCCTGCACTTTACATTTACAAACCATTTGTACCTACTGGagaaagtaaaattgttaaaatcaaGTCACTGTCTGAAATATCGCACAACATCATGCATGGAGTGGATAACCTACATGGAACGGTTTTGAGGGTGGTGTTGTTCCCATGGGTACCTTCTGCAGTGACACACCATGGAAAATATGTTGGTGGAATGGATTACAACACTTTAGAAACACTTAAAGAAAGGATGAACTTCTCTTCCATTACCTTCCGACCATCCGACGGCCATACATTCTCTCATACCGGGAGGAACGTTTCTGGTTCTATTAGAGACATTGTTATGGGAAATGCAGACATATCATTTAATGGCCACTTTTTGCTTGActataaaatcaatgaaataaaattaacccATATGGTCTTTATGGACAAGATATGTTTTGTTGTAGCAATGCCTTCATATAAATCTCATTATACAGCCATCACAAATATTTTCTGTCCAAGTGTTTGGGGCCTAATCACTTTCCTGTACTTTATTATGATTTTTCTCTACTACGGAATTCAATATATTGTCAGATccaaaaatcaaaactataaaatgacagatttattttttctattttatgagCTCTTGATTTTTGGAGGATCATCATCAATCAGAGcagatattatttcaaaaaagtttctACTAGGTAGTTTGCTCATAACTCTGTTAATTCTAAACAATACGTTCCAGAGTTCACTGGTGACGGTCCTTAGCAAACCTGTCCGCAACCCATTCATCAATTCCTTAGAGGATATCATTAATTCCAATTTAGCCCTCCAATCTGAACGGGCAGAGTCTCTCTGGTCCGATCCTGATTTTGTACAGTTACTCAACACTCTCAGGAAAAGAAAACTTAAGGAGAACAATTTTGTAAGATTGGTTAGGTTTCCGATAACAAAAATCCAGCTTTACAGGAACTATGTGGTATACAGAAAAAATATGACAGAATATTTACACACAGTGCCGGACTGTATAGTATCTTACTTTCTTGCCTATGTGGTACCAAAGACATCACCGTTCTTGAATAAGATCAACTCTTATCTATTACGGTTCCAAGAAAGTGGACTGCATCTTCAATGGTTTGATAATGGGACACAGTACATTCTGTTAAGGACATATTACCCTCTCATTAATGAACATTTGGTTGAAGCTCAAGCCAAAATTTTTACTATGGAAGATCTGGCTTTTGTTTTTACTCTTCTATTAATTGGACTTTTCTTAAGTGTTGCAGTGTTCATTGTTGAACATATTATAGGTGACAAGTGTAGGAgcaataagaataattattaaacacagtATAGAGCTTATCACAATAAATGTCTAAAAGAAATGAAGTGTGTCTAAATCACCACAGACTCGAAAGTTTGTACTGCATTTCATTCTAATGTGTAACGCACAGTATTCTACAAATATCCTCAAAAGCACCAAACCATTCAAGAGGAACTTGGTATTTTAAGTAAACTcgtatgtattaattattaactgtTGCTTTTTTTTAGCCAGTTTAGTAGatgatattatttacataaataaacttaaaaggtgtttgaatatttttcactCCTTTCTCACGAAATTATTCATTTAGAACCATACTCTTCTCTCTATCTCCTTCTTCCATAAAGAAACAAATGAAACCAATTTAGAAGaaccaatgtttttaaattaccgAAAGTATTACACTTTTGGGAATTCTTCTcaatgaattttattgtttttatacactATTTTTTCCATTATACTGAGTAATGTTgcatatttcaaattattgtcaGTTTGCATGTGTTACTCATTAACTCTAAAATTCTATTTTCGAACCATTCTGTTTCaggtaaaaacacaaaatttcaagaaaGTTAAACCAAAATCTGAGTTAAGTTCGCTGAAGTAAAAATTCTCAGACTATCTTTCAACATTGCATAACAAACAGATAtaagtttgtacattttacattgtaCCGCTTTATTTTCCTGTAGGCTTATATCAGTCATATTTTGTTACTGACTGATATTGCTCAGGAATTCACAAATTTCCTAGAGGGTtcaattctggctggtttacaccTGACATTAGAATCTGCATggactattaaaaattatataatttgatcAATAGATCTAGTTTCCAGAGTGAGATGGGTTGGAGTGGGATGGGTCCTCCTAGTGTTTTTTAGTAAGCCTGCACATTCCACTTCGACTGAATCTCCCCTTATCAATGCAGAAAAAATTCCCCCCTCCCATtaactttcaaacaaaaaaaatattaaccaatATCCATGGGAGGAATTATAAGCCTAAAAATCATGACTTGGGATATATGAGAACTGTAACTTCCAAGCCTAATGAGGAATTGGGAGATAAGTTcacagttttaaatgtaaaccacCAATGATTGAAAATGCTGCTAAACCAGAGCTTTCTATCTAAACCCATTACAAAATGGCAGCCtgtcaaagttttaattttaaaaataccttaaaaactaatacaatccAGTAGTTTATCAGATAATAACTTATctgtgttaataattaaataacacaaattttaattttaattcatcagCTTGACAGATGTTTCTTAATTAATAGCATCCAGTCCATATTTCTTAAGTCTGTGATTATCTAAATCTTCTAGTTACGTATTATGATTTCTTTACTTTCATCCAGTCatctcataaatatttaatgatttgagaacatttatataacacatagcctattttaaataaattgtctaaATATAAAGAAAGCTTCGATGATTTCTAAAAGAAAATCATTTGTATCTTGTAGATGAaggctttttttatatttatatttttttatctataaaccATTACTCTCTTactgtgtaatattttcaaaacataagtTTTAAACAGTACTTAccaattaaaacatgaatttcaaTTGATTATTAAACTAAATGTTGTTTGCAGGATTATtggaaaatggaaaatttaatgcaatttataataagtacacacttttaaatatcattaaacttaaacaaacattaaacattttatgtgaaGCATTTTGAAATCAGATTTAATCTTCAGAGGAAACCACAAAtacagttaatataataaatgttcaatttatcaatattaaagaCAAGGAAAATAgcagatgtaaaaataaaacaactcagGAAGTACAGAATGTAAAGAAAATTTGTCCACTGCTCTGACGATTCAGTAAAACCTGATGGTTTTCTCCTATTATAGGGAGAGAGTTATAAACTCATCCTGACTcttaaaattacatgaatatttCTTAGTAGTCATAATTAGCGACtatgtgaaatgaaatgaaatgaaatgaaatatgcctttattcaagaggcggagttagggctatttagccctctctaccactcaacctcacataatatacagatatatatatacatatttacatttaatgaccttaaaactataacaaattccattttaaatttaaatttaaccaaaatatatactactatgtaataattaaaaatcaaatttatcagctgaaaAACTAACACACTATGTGCTACTAACATAAAGGATAtgatgcattaaaatattttgtgttctattaatcaatatgaaaaatgtattgttcaataagtaaaacattatttattatgaaaggaTGCAAAATTTATGGTTTTATGATAAATTAGTAAGATTAATTTAGTGAGGTCATGTATTATCAAGCAAAgtaaagtttgaaaatgtattaattacatttgtaaCAATTATTGCATTTCTAGCTCTATGATTCTTTTTTATCCACTTTTATTTGCCATATTTTActcgaaattttaaaataaatactttgtaagttttttttgttcAATGTAACTAAATTGGTATACAATGGACCATTATAACTACACACTTAACTAAGCTGTGATGATAAACTGTAAGTGTATAACTAAAACCTGTCATGCattcaaacaatttaaagagTTTGGAATGTTTGAACAAGGAAAATAATGAGGAGAAAACAGTAGTGTCCTTGATACAATAGGGTTTTTATGTAGATAACTTGTTAGTCGGAAAACTATGAGAAGAAAGATCTAGACATGTTTCCTACCAAGCAGATAACATTCTTTGCATCATTATGTTCTTTTGTAATTCTAAACGTTAGTgcaaaagttatttttgaaccTCATAAAATAGTTAACCCAACtggatatttttatgaaaaaatgtcaaTTTCT
The Homalodisca vitripennis isolate AUS2020 chromosome 1, UT_GWSS_2.1, whole genome shotgun sequence DNA segment above includes these coding regions:
- the LOC124355428 gene encoding uncharacterized protein LOC124355428, encoding MHGVDNLHGTVLRVVLFPWVPSAVTHHGKYVGGMDYNTLETLKERMNFSSITFRPSDGHTFSHTGRNVSGSIRDIVMGNADISFNGHFLLDYKINEIKLTHMVFMDKICFVVAMPSYKSHYTAITNIFCPSVWGLITFLYFIMIFLYYGIQYIVRSKNQNYKMTDLFFLFYELLIFGGSSSIRADIISKKFLLGSLLITLLILNNTFQSSLVTVLSKPVRNPFINSLEDIINSNLALQSERAESLWSDPDFVQLLNTLRKRKLKENNFVRLVRFPITKIQLYRNYVVYRKNMTEYLHTVPDCIVSYFLAYVVPKTSPFLNKINSYLLRFQESGLHLQWFDNGTQYILLRTYYPLINEHLVEAQAKIFTMEDLAFVFTLLLIGLFLSVAVFIVEHIIGDKCRSNKNNY